A section of the Paenibacillus odorifer genome encodes:
- a CDS encoding cache domain-containing sensor histidine kinase, producing MYKVNRRDRIRALWHSFSYWWGRRSLQSRLIAAYVFIVLGPCMLVSVYSYKAINNTYLRDAVEKNDYLSQMEKLHIHNQIEAMERAAQMAYSDAEVEKFLANETEPQLVDLVDFNTNAYVNMTRIQFNNPNIEHLRLYSRSNKVHEIWPIIFREERVSSTPWFQKALQLKGQEYWSFQKSDPDLMQRYLGAPTESLPKVSLLREKSRPADNHIGMVQVDMLLSRFTPKTYTDVRDNQTQMFLVDSELQLFTRPDNSFLQDNLEMADMIAERYKQFRETGEWDSNYSENGKSFLLINTPLERIDAYLLNVVSMEGVMKDISRTRNLIIGANVGFITLLTLIAYVTNAFILKNLRRLTETMKKVRRGEAYTGIMIRGGGEVGELAHHFSKLMNTINTLVAQAVSKQALSKEAELRTLHNQIDAHFLYNTLENIKMLAEIENQRTISDALTSLGGMMRYNFKWSGEYVKLRDEVRHIENYIEVMNIRFEYPVKLVLHIEPRYLELEVLKMSLQPIVENSVKHAWCDEKENLQDPNIHIHISETEGDICIELRDNGIGLTPERLVALNEAIYAKDERCESASEQRDVDRRTGGIGLRNVHQRLQIFYGDEYGLVVQSEAGSWTMVRLTLPKVLLTGEKQL from the coding sequence GTGTATAAAGTGAATAGGCGAGATCGAATCAGAGCATTATGGCATTCTTTTAGTTATTGGTGGGGGCGGAGATCTCTTCAGAGCCGTTTAATTGCAGCTTATGTTTTTATTGTTTTAGGCCCGTGTATGCTGGTTTCTGTCTATTCCTATAAAGCCATTAATAATACCTATCTCCGCGATGCCGTCGAGAAAAATGATTATTTGTCGCAAATGGAGAAGCTGCACATTCATAATCAGATTGAGGCGATGGAACGGGCGGCACAAATGGCTTATTCTGATGCTGAAGTAGAAAAATTCTTAGCGAATGAAACCGAGCCGCAGCTAGTAGATTTGGTTGATTTTAATACAAATGCCTATGTGAATATGACTCGTATTCAATTTAATAATCCGAATATTGAGCATTTACGGCTGTATTCGAGAAGCAATAAGGTGCATGAAATTTGGCCGATTATCTTTCGCGAAGAGCGAGTTTCTTCCACCCCATGGTTTCAGAAAGCGCTTCAATTGAAAGGGCAGGAATACTGGTCTTTTCAGAAAAGTGATCCGGATTTGATGCAGAGATACTTGGGAGCACCGACGGAGAGTCTGCCAAAGGTTTCTTTGCTGCGTGAGAAGAGTCGGCCAGCAGACAATCATATCGGCATGGTGCAGGTGGATATGCTGCTGAGTCGGTTTACACCCAAGACGTATACAGATGTACGGGATAATCAGACCCAGATGTTCCTTGTGGATAGTGAGCTGCAGCTTTTCACCAGGCCGGACAACTCTTTTTTGCAGGATAATCTAGAGATGGCTGATATGATTGCAGAACGGTATAAGCAGTTCCGGGAAACTGGCGAATGGGACAGTAATTACTCGGAGAATGGTAAATCGTTTTTGTTAATTAACACTCCGCTAGAACGAATTGATGCTTATTTGCTAAATGTAGTGTCAATGGAGGGAGTGATGAAGGATATCTCCCGCACGCGCAACTTAATCATTGGAGCCAATGTTGGTTTTATTACTTTACTAACGCTGATCGCTTATGTGACAAATGCCTTTATTCTAAAAAATCTACGTAGATTGACCGAAACGATGAAAAAAGTGCGCAGAGGTGAAGCGTACACTGGAATAATGATTCGTGGTGGAGGGGAAGTCGGGGAGCTTGCCCATCATTTCTCCAAGCTGATGAATACCATCAATACGTTGGTGGCTCAGGCAGTGAGCAAGCAGGCGTTGTCTAAAGAGGCTGAGCTGCGTACGCTGCATAACCAGATTGACGCACATTTTTTGTATAATACGCTGGAAAATATAAAAATGCTGGCTGAAATTGAGAACCAGCGAACGATCTCGGACGCACTGACCTCGCTGGGTGGGATGATGCGCTATAATTTTAAATGGTCCGGAGAGTATGTGAAGCTGCGGGATGAAGTCCGCCACATTGAAAATTACATTGAAGTGATGAATATTCGTTTTGAATATCCGGTTAAGTTAGTGCTTCATATTGAACCTCGATATTTGGAGCTGGAGGTGCTGAAAATGTCACTGCAGCCTATTGTAGAGAACAGTGTTAAGCATGCTTGGTGCGACGAGAAAGAGAATTTACAGGACCCGAACATTCATATTCATATTTCGGAAACGGAAGGTGATATTTGCATAGAGCTTCGTGATAATGGCATCGGCTTAACTCCAGAGCGTTTGGTTGCTTTGAACGAGGCGATTTATGCGAAAGATGAGCGCTGTGAGAGTGCCTCAGAACAGAGAGATGTTGACCGCCGAACAGGTGGTATTGGACTGAGAAATGTACATCAGCGACTGCAAATCTTTTATGGTGATGAATATGGGCTTGTAGTACAGAGTGAAGCAGGGAGTTGGACGATGGTACGTCTGACCTTGCCGAAAGTTCTTTTGACAGGAGAAAAACAACTATGA
- a CDS encoding response regulator, with amino-acid sequence MKKLLIIDDEKNIRYGLKTMIEREFPSVYTITMASNGAEGFEIFKTEGADIIITDIRMPVMDGITLLEQISKVTSGEKSPAVLILSGYDDFEYAKSAIRYRVKDYLLKPIRRDELFEILKNIDKEQEEQDLSARQLEQETEHFRRELRSSRLRGLLMQQEVPLEREQQEWLSDLQAPFTVGVLNYYYNDGTRMKSGDVQGLAERLIGPLEKFFSEITTDWDGKLVLIGSRKQDFMELSRQAEAKEIKGLSIGISSEGGSLEDLRSCYKEACRALQYTFLYPQVSLLDYGDVGQGRSNFPLPKEELRKLLNMLGTEREKEMKHLLSVIFQTEHLKELDLAYLESVGQNVNELVLDEVFRVHGEASVEVLKLYRTVGNMYNYRHFHEYYRALENLLLSVNEYIVGVRSAHTEHADMEEALSYIEANYARPLNMAMVSNHVSLNYSYFSEAFKAYTGENFVIYLKKVRIRHAKELLAKGCGKLATVSEEVGFENSKQFARVFKELEGISPGDYRAKIVSEEC; translated from the coding sequence ATGAAGAAGCTACTGATCATTGATGATGAAAAGAATATCCGTTACGGTCTCAAGACTATGATAGAAAGAGAATTTCCGTCCGTGTATACCATCACAATGGCGAGTAATGGCGCAGAGGGTTTCGAGATATTTAAGACCGAAGGTGCAGATATTATTATTACAGATATACGTATGCCAGTGATGGATGGAATTACGCTGTTGGAGCAGATATCTAAGGTAACAAGTGGTGAGAAAAGCCCAGCAGTGCTGATCTTAAGCGGGTATGATGATTTCGAATATGCCAAAAGCGCGATTCGTTATCGCGTAAAGGATTACTTGCTGAAGCCGATTCGCCGAGATGAGTTGTTCGAAATTTTGAAGAATATCGATAAGGAACAGGAAGAACAGGATCTCAGCGCAAGGCAGCTGGAACAGGAAACGGAACACTTCCGCAGGGAACTGCGGTCCAGTCGTTTACGGGGACTGCTAATGCAGCAGGAGGTTCCGCTGGAGCGTGAGCAGCAAGAGTGGCTAAGTGATCTGCAAGCACCTTTTACAGTTGGTGTGTTGAATTACTATTACAATGACGGAACAAGAATGAAGTCGGGGGATGTTCAGGGACTGGCGGAACGATTGATCGGACCGCTTGAAAAGTTTTTCTCGGAAATCACAACGGATTGGGATGGCAAATTAGTCTTGATCGGGAGTAGAAAACAGGATTTTATGGAGCTGTCCAGACAAGCTGAAGCTAAGGAAATAAAGGGATTATCGATTGGGATTAGCAGCGAAGGAGGAAGTCTTGAGGACCTCCGTTCCTGTTATAAGGAAGCATGCCGGGCACTGCAATATACTTTTTTATATCCGCAAGTGAGTTTATTGGATTATGGGGATGTTGGCCAGGGACGGTCTAACTTTCCGTTACCTAAGGAGGAGCTTCGCAAGCTGCTCAATATGCTGGGAACAGAACGCGAGAAGGAGATGAAGCATCTTCTATCTGTGATTTTTCAAACTGAGCATTTGAAGGAACTGGACCTAGCTTATCTGGAGTCCGTGGGACAGAATGTAAACGAGCTGGTGTTGGATGAAGTGTTTCGGGTGCATGGCGAAGCCTCGGTAGAGGTATTGAAGCTGTATCGTACGGTAGGCAATATGTACAACTATCGTCATTTCCACGAATATTATCGTGCGCTGGAGAACTTACTCTTGAGTGTGAATGAATACATTGTAGGCGTAAGGTCCGCGCATACCGAGCATGCGGATATGGAAGAGGCACTGAGCTATATTGAAGCCAACTACGCCCGTCCACTGAATATGGCTATGGTCAGCAATCATGTATCCTTGAATTATTCTTATTTTAGCGAAGCCTTTAAGGCATATACCGGTGAGAATTTTGTTATCTATTTAAAAAAGGTCCGCATCCGTCATGCTAAAGAGCTATTGGCAAAAGGCTGCGGTAAGCTCGCAACAGTCTCAGAAGAGGTAGGCTTCGAGAACAGTAAACAATTTGCCCGTGTTTTTAAAGAGCTGGAGGGGATTTCCCCAGGTGATTATAGAGCGAAAATAGTATCCGAAGAGTGTTGA
- a CDS encoding aminoglycoside N(3)-acetyltransferase — MEEIQGNLITVQTLAADFRRLGVKAGMTILLHSSFKSLGQWVAGGPVAVILALEEVLGESGTLVMPTHSSDLTDPAGWSNPPVPEAWWQSIREQMPPYDPDLTQLRGMGVIPDCFRKQNGVKRSDHPIHSFAAWGKHRDEIMYGHALEMGLGEDSPLARIYDLGGHVLLLGVGNLNNTSLHLAECRASYAGKKETLGGAPIMVDGVRQWVEFKELDWDSDDFVQLADQFGQETGLITYGQVASATAQLIPQREIVDYAVNWMEQNRK, encoded by the coding sequence GTGGAAGAAATACAAGGCAATTTGATTACGGTTCAGACATTAGCAGCGGATTTTCGTCGACTGGGCGTTAAGGCGGGCATGACGATTTTATTGCATTCTTCTTTTAAATCGTTAGGCCAATGGGTAGCCGGGGGCCCGGTCGCTGTTATTTTGGCATTGGAGGAGGTCCTCGGAGAATCTGGCACGCTGGTAATGCCTACTCATTCAAGTGACCTAACTGATCCCGCAGGCTGGAGCAACCCACCGGTGCCGGAGGCGTGGTGGCAGAGTATCCGCGAGCAGATGCCGCCTTATGATCCAGACCTGACCCAGCTTAGAGGAATGGGGGTTATTCCGGACTGCTTCCGTAAACAAAACGGAGTAAAACGCAGTGACCATCCGATACATTCGTTTGCCGCTTGGGGCAAGCATAGAGATGAAATTATGTATGGTCATGCGCTTGAAATGGGCCTGGGGGAAGATTCTCCGCTGGCTCGTATTTACGATCTGGGCGGACATGTACTGTTGCTGGGTGTAGGCAATCTTAATAATACTTCCCTGCATCTTGCCGAATGCCGCGCATCTTATGCTGGCAAGAAGGAAACCCTTGGCGGGGCGCCCATCATGGTGGATGGAGTTAGACAGTGGGTTGAATTTAAGGAACTGGATTGGGATTCTGACGATTTCGTTCAGCTGGCAGATCAGTTTGGACAAGAGACGGGACTTATTACATATGGACAGGTTGCTTCCGCAACCGCTCAATTGATTCCGCAACGGGAAATCGTAGATTATGCAGTGAACTGGATGGAACAGAACAGGAAGTAA
- a CDS encoding histidine phosphatase family protein translates to MSTTTIFLTRHGQTEWNVQHRMQGHMDSELTALGVQQAEWLSRGMRTEQLDVIYASPSPRALRTAEIIRGERSTPLKTSEAFKEIGMGVWEGRDSTELESEYSEQHRNFWQDPEQFKVEGSETFAEVQGRALGKLQEILVNHQGETILIVTHTVVIKLLMAYFEGRALPKLWDLPYIYPTCLCRVDFTDGVPEILLHGDTSHYEESEAGMES, encoded by the coding sequence ATGAGTACAACAACGATATTTTTAACCCGGCATGGTCAAACGGAATGGAACGTGCAGCATCGGATGCAGGGACATATGGATTCTGAACTGACGGCTCTTGGTGTGCAACAGGCAGAATGGCTGAGCCGGGGAATGCGCACTGAACAGCTGGATGTCATCTATGCAAGCCCCAGCCCAAGGGCGCTGCGCACAGCTGAGATTATTCGTGGAGAGCGGAGTACTCCGCTTAAGACCTCTGAGGCGTTCAAAGAGATTGGCATGGGTGTGTGGGAAGGCCGTGATTCTACTGAGCTGGAGAGCGAGTATTCGGAGCAGCATCGCAATTTCTGGCAAGACCCTGAGCAGTTTAAAGTGGAGGGCAGTGAGACCTTCGCAGAGGTGCAGGGACGGGCGCTGGGTAAGCTTCAGGAAATTCTCGTTAACCATCAAGGTGAGACCATTCTTATTGTCACACATACAGTAGTGATTAAGCTGTTAATGGCCTATTTTGAGGGCAGAGCGCTGCCTAAGCTCTGGGATCTGCCTTACATTTATCCGACCTGCTTATGCAGGGTTGATTTTACGGATGGTGTGCCGGAAATCCTGCTGCACGGGGATACGAGCCATTACGAAGAGAGTGAAGCTGGGATGGAATCATAA